The sequence ttggactgtgagatgtgctacaccacgcatggcctagagctgacccgcgtcaccgtggtggacgccgacatgcgagtggtgtacgacaccttcgtcaagcccgacaacgagatcgtggactacaacaccaggttttccggagtcaccgaggccgacgtcgccaagacgagcatcaccttgccccaagtgcaagccatcctgctgagctttttcagcgcccaaaccatcctcatcgggcacagcctggagagcgatctgctggccctgaagctcatccacagcaccgtgctggacacggccgtgctcttcccgcactacctgggtttcccctacaagcgttccctcaggaatctcgcggccgactacctgggacagatcatccaggacagccaggacggccacaactccagcgaggacgcaaacgcctgcctgcagctggtgatgtggaaggtccgacagcgtgcccagatccagccacgccaccggtccgcctctcccgccgccctggcctgtccttggccccaggccccttccacaaccgccatcagtcccgagagctcaccctgtccacctcgccgcaaggccaaagaaaccggagcagtcgacggcaggagagggcaaaaagccaagagtaaccccaaccggccactcccagtcccccggaatccctgccgcggaccctcgggcctgtccccatccctctgcccttcccagacctctgtccttccactaatcgcctcccgcagcaccgagccgccactcccagtcccccgagtccctgccgcgccccctcgcgcctgtccacatccctctgcccatccgagacctctgtccttacaccactagccaccccacgtgggacttccatggcctctgagtacaaggccagccccccggcccaccagctttctgaatgtgtgcttacctgtttttctcgagaggcaccacagtgaggtgggtgaagcacttaggctctggagttagatatctgggttcaaggccaaattccaccacttattaggtttctaatattgcacagataatgtctttgcgcttctaccttttgatctttaaagtgtgatcaaaagagacttagactcccacatcataataatgggaaactttaacagccctctgtaaacattagacagaacaacgagacagaaatctaaaaaggatatccaggaattgaactcagctctgcaccaagcggacctaggagacatctacagaacgctccaccccaaatcgacagtatatacatgcttctcagcaccacatcacacttatttccacattgaccacatagttggaagtaaggcactcctcagtaaatgtaaaataacagaaattactacaaacggtctttcagaccacattgccaTCAAAGTAGacgtcaggataaagaaactcactcaaaaccgctcaactgcatggaaaccggacaacctgctcctgaatgagtactgggtacataacgaaatgaaggcagaaagaaagatattctctgaaaccaatgaaaacaaaggcacaacataccagaatctctgggtcacatttaaagcagtgggtagagggaaatttatagcacgaattgcccacgagagaaagcaggaaaaatcaaaaatgcataccctaacatcaccattaaaagaatgagagaagcaagagcaaacacattcaaaaactagcagatgGGAAGAAAGAactaagatctgagcagaactggtggagatagagacacaataaacccttcaacaaatcaatgaatccaggagcgggttttttgcagtgatcaacaaaattgatagagcactagcaagactaagaaacaagagaagaaagaagaatcaaacagatgcagtaaaaaatgataaaggggatatcaccaccgatcccacagaaatacaaactaccatcagacaatactatcagcacctctaagctaatgaactagaaaacctagaagaaatggataaattcctggacgcatacaacctccccagagtaaaccaggaagaagttgaatgcctgagtagaccactaacaggctctgaaattgaggcaataattaacagcctatcaagcaataaaactccaggaccagacggattcacagccgaattctaccagaaggacaaggaggagctggtaccatgccttctgaaactattccaatcaacagaaaaagagggaatcctccctcactcatttcatgaggccggcatcatcctgatcccaaagcctgagagaaacacaacccaaaaagagaattttaggcctatgtccctgaggaacatcgatgggaaaatcctccataaaataccggaaaaacgaatccagcagcacatcaaagggcttatccatcatgatgaagtgggcttcatccctgacatgcaaggcttgtccatcatatgcaaaacaataaacataatccagcatataatcagaaccaaagacagaaactgcgtgattatctcaacagatgcagaaaaggcctttgacaaaattcaacagcccttcatgccaacaactctcaataaattaggtattgatgggacatctcccaaaataataagggctatttagggcaaacccacagccaatatcatacagaatgggcaaaaagtggaagcattccctttgcaaactgccacaagacagggatgccctctctcaccactcctattcaacatagtgttggaacttctgcccagggcaatcaggcaggagaaagaaataaagggaaatcaattaggaaaagaggaagtcaaattgtccctgtttgcagatgacatgattgaatatttagaaaaccccatcgtctcagcccaaaatctccttaagctgataagcaacttcagcaaagtctcaggatacaaaatcgaggtgcaaaaatcacaagccttcttataaaccaataacaggcaaacagagagccaaatcatgagtgagctcccattcacaattgcttcaaagagaataaaatgcctaggaatccaactaacaagggatgtgaaggacctcttcaaggagaactaccaagcattgctccacgaactaaaagaggagacaaacaaatggaagaatattccaccatcacggattggaagaatcaatatcgtgaaaatggccatactgcccaaggtaaattatagattcaatgccatccccatcaaactaccaatgactttcttcacagaactggaaaaaactgctttaaagctcatatggaaccacaaaacggcccccactgccaacatattcctaagccaaaagaacaacgatggaggcatcaagctgtccgacttcaagctacagtagaaggctacagtaaccaaagagcatgctatcggttgccgttttggttaccgtagaccaatggaacagaatagagccctcagaaatattacgacacatctacaaccatctgatctttgacaaacctgacaaaaacaagaaatggggaaaggattccctatttaaaaaatggtgctgggaaaacaggctagccatatgtcgaaagctgaaatcggatcccttccttacaccttgtacaaaaattaattcaagacagaagaaagacttaaatgttagatcttaaaccatacaaaccctaggagaaaacccagccaataccattgaggacacaggcatgggcaaggacctcatgtctaaaacgccaaaagcaatggcaacgaaagccaacattgacaaacagcatctaattacactaaagacgttctgcacagctaaagaaactcccatgagagtgaacaggcatcctgcagaaagggagaaaatttttgcaatctactcatctgacaaagggctaatatccagaatctactaagaacccaaacagagttacaagagaaaccaaacaagcccatcaacaagtgggggaaggatataaagagacacttctctaaagaagacttttatgcagccaacagacacatgaaaaaatgctcatcaacactggccatcagagaaatgcaaatcaaatccgcaatgagatatcatctcacaccaggtagaagagcgatcattaaaacgtcaggaaacaacaggtgctggagaggtagtggacaaataggaacacttttacactgttggtgggactgtaaactagttcaacggtagtggaagatagtgtggtgaatcctcaaggatctcgaaatagaaataccttttgacccagccatcccattactgggtatatatacccataggattagaaatcatgctgctaaaaggacacacgcagacgtatgtttattgcggcaccattcacagtagcaaagacttggaaccaacccagatgtccatcaatgatagactggattaagaaaatgtggcacaaatacaccatggaatactatgcagccatgaaaaatcatgagttcatgccctttggagggacacggatgaagctggaaaccatcattcttagcataccatagcaaggacaaaaaaagcaaacaccgcatgttctcattcataggtgggaattgaagtatgagaacgcttggacacagaaaggggaacatcacacaccggggcctgtcatgggcgtggggagggggagggatagcattaagagatatacctaatgtaaatgactagtgaatgggtgcaacacaccaaccaggtgaatcttggaaggcaaaagctactgaatttagcgaatttgtggaggcattcccagaaatcagccaggtgaagtatcacacaaccgaagactgcaccactcctctaaggcagcactatgcggcaaacccagacggccactcttctcacccctcctccgttggctgttctgggtaatgtggttcaaaagtcacctaggcaactgcaaaaatagctgaaatggagtaagggcttcaggctggtgactagcagaggtccacctgacccccgtaagctgctgaacaagaagggctgccagaagtgtccccctagggaatttggtggagacgaagacccgctcactggacaagggttcctcccaggagacgcccgagcggaagaaacgggctgtgagccacgccctttcaccctccgctaccccgccctgggctggtgaaggtgcgcgtaaggatgaggactactgagccctgaagaaataaatccttcccctttgaccccaaggaggattgcctgtgaggatcttcaacgagtctacccgtgtctagacacgggagcaggtctgtccggcacagcacctccctcaaggaggagaagagtgaggagaaaggaaactcaagtctgaccattctgtcctgggagagaagaggaggatctcatctctcatctgtccaagcaagGCAAgcagactttctctcatctttccaagcaagatgactttttataattaggaaacaaaaagaatttagaaggcatgaaagcagcccgtaaggtgcattcctaaggactgcccattgaaactgacaaaattgcccttgtttgatgagaggaatgagcagagcac comes from Pan troglodytes isolate AG18354 chromosome 7, NHGRI_mPanTro3-v2.0_pri, whole genome shotgun sequence and encodes:
- the LOC134810762 gene encoding exonuclease GOR-like, yielding MPGLSRAALYSRLQEFLLSQDQLKENGYPFPHPERPGGAVLFTGQGKGPGDSSCRVCCRCGTEYLVSSSGRCVRDQLCYYHWGRVRWSQVAGGRVSQYTCCAAAPGSVGCQVAKQHVRDGRKDSLDGFVETFKKELSRDAYPGIYALDCEMCYTTHGLELTRVTVVDADMRVVYDTFVKPDNEIVDYNTRFSGVTEADVAKTSITLPQVQAILLSFFSAQTILIGHSLESDLLALKLIHSTVLDTAVLFPHYLGFPYKRSLRNLAADYLGQIIQDSQDGHNSSEDANACLQLVMWKVRQRAQIQPRHRSASPAALA